The uncultured Desulfatiglans sp. DNA window GGTCAGAGCCTGGGCTACCTCTATTTTTTCAGGCGCCTGGAGGTGCTGGTCAAACCTCCCGATGAGGATCTAGAGGTCCCGGACGGTTTTTTCACCCTGGACGGTATTTTCTACCTGCGCGCACCCTGGGAGGAGGCTCGGCAAACGGTCATCGCGATCCTGCACACCCTTGCAGCGAACGACTTCCAGAAATTGCAGGCGCTGCTCGTGACACTGGGGGGCGTAATCCCGGCCGAGCTCGAGGAGAACATGTACCGGCTTCGGAACCTCCGCCTGGCCGAGCACGGGTTTCTGCCTTACGAGGAGGCGCTCGCCATCTACGCACCTCTGGATCCGCGGTTTCTCGCAAAACCGGACGACGCGCAAGCCCCTGCATTGGGGCTCCCGGATTGGGTCCTCGAGGAGGAGATGCTCCCGGTGGCGCCGCTTTTTCACGCCGGGGCGAAAGGGCCCCTCGCCGAGGTGGTCTCGCATGCGGATGATCCGGTGTTTTTAGAGCGGATGCAGATGGAATTCGCAGGGCTCTGCAACCAGATCGTCGTGGCCGATCGGATGACGAGCTTCGAATTGGAGGATCTCATCCGGGTGAGCCGCAAAGGCGCGGGTTACATCGATATCGCCCTGGAGCGGGCTGCCTCCGGGGACCTGGAGCGGGCGCGATCCCTGATCGAGCGGAACACGCTGGCGGCGCTTTTCAGGGCGGGCTTCGGCGAGGTGCTGAGCCTTCGCTGGGAGGCGGAGCGCTGGATGAAGGAAAGCTGGTTCGCCGGCGAGGGCCTTCAGCCCGGTTTTTGGGGGGAACTCTGGGGAGGGGCGCTTTCGGCCATGCTCGAACCGAGGCCGCGCTTCTTTGCGGGGATCGATGAAACTGAACCCTTCCGGGACTTCCAGTGCCTCGAGGAGGTCGAATCAGCCCGGCGGAGCCTTGGGTTGCTGAAGGTTCTCGACAGGCTTCTGGCGAGCATTTCCAAGGGGTGTGGACTGGACAGGCGCCTGCTTCGGGCCGAGCCGACAACCTTCGAACCGATCCTCTTCAACCCCTTCGCCTATGTCTGCCTGGGGCTCGAACCGTCGCTCGAACCGCTTCCGGTGGAGCGGGCGCGGGCATGGCTCAAGCGGCTCGGAGGCGGCCGGCGCGAAGGCTCCGCCCCGATGGCCGCCTTCGAAGATCTTTTCGTGGCAACCACGACAGGATATGCCGCTGGATTCAGCGAGGCCGATCTCCAGACCCTGGAGAGGGCGCTGCGGACGCTGTGGCATGAGTTCGAGGAGGAATACGGGCAGGTTTCCCCTGAAACGCTTTCCTCCCGTTATGCCCCTTTTATTTGGATCGAGTCCGCTCCCTGAGACTCTCTTGGGTAAAACAGGCCGAGCAGGCATCACCCCAGCAGGCGAACGTCCGGTTGTCCTTGAAGAGCGTCGCATGCTGGTAGCCCTCTTTTTCGAGCGCCTTCAAGACCGCGACCGGGATGGTGAGGCCGTCGATAGTGACCTGCTCGCCGTTTTTTTTGCCTG harbors:
- a CDS encoding conserved hypothetical protein (Evidence 4 : Unknown function but conserved in other organisms): MESDDRKTVLPADRPPGGGGDLTALERGKGGLLPLHVLSGSELINRVLAMDSPEEYVQDLSSEDLYWLVKKVGADDAGPLLQLASEDQWQYILDLELWGKDSLELEAADRWLARLQQADLRRLTRWLVSEEGQSLGYLYFFRRLEVLVKPPDEDLEVPDGFFTLDGIFYLRAPWEEARQTVIAILHTLAANDFQKLQALLVTLGGVIPAELEENMYRLRNLRLAEHGFLPYEEALAIYAPLDPRFLAKPDDAQAPALGLPDWVLEEEMLPVAPLFHAGAKGPLAEVVSHADDPVFLERMQMEFAGLCNQIVVADRMTSFELEDLIRVSRKGAGYIDIALERAASGDLERARSLIERNTLAALFRAGFGEVLSLRWEAERWMKESWFAGEGLQPGFWGELWGGALSAMLEPRPRFFAGIDETEPFRDFQCLEEVESARRSLGLLKVLDRLLASISKGCGLDRRLLRAEPTTFEPILFNPFAYVCLGLEPSLEPLPVERARAWLKRLGGGRREGSAPMAAFEDLFVATTTGYAAGFSEADLQTLERALRTLWHEFEEEYGQVSPETLSSRYAPFIWIESAP
- a CDS encoding conserved hypothetical protein (Evidence 4 : Unknown function but conserved in other organisms), with the protein product MKIAELLAGKKNGEQVTIDGLTIPVAVLKALEKEGYQHATLFKDNRTFACWGDACSACFTQESLRERTRSK